Within the Gossypium raimondii isolate GPD5lz chromosome 12, ASM2569854v1, whole genome shotgun sequence genome, the region ggatcctttaaaatatatgatagaatcaactgctttaaatgagagaatggctagatggcagatCCTGCTCTCTGAATTTCacatagtatatgtaagtcagaaggccataAAGGGGAGTGCAATAGCTGATTTCTTGGCTAGTAGAGCCTTGGAGGACTATGAGTTCGTGAACTTCGATTTTCTAAACGAGgacttgatgtatgtggcaaacaCTAAAGAAAATCCTCAAAGGGATCACGTGTGGAGGTTAAATTTCgatggagcttcaaatgctacgagtaatggaattggggcaaTCTTGGTATCCCCGAGTGGAGATCATTACCCTGTGGCTAGCAAgttggactttgattgcacaaataatatggcagaatatgaagcatgtattagGGGCATTCGTGCAACCATTGAACGGAACATCAAAATGCTAAGAGTGTGTGGGGATtccgcattggtgatataccaactcaaaggggaatgggaaactAGAGACCCTAAGTTAATCAGTTATAGAAAGCTGGTCCTCGAATTGGTTGATGAGTTTGACGATATCACCTTCTATTATCTCCCACGAGAGGAAAACCAAATGGCTGATGCATTAGCTACTCTAGCTTCGTTGATTCAGGCGAACAGATTTGAGGTAATGAGGCCTATTCAGATGAGTATCTATGAAACCCCAGCTCATTGCTACAGTATTGAGGA harbors:
- the LOC105762100 gene encoding uncharacterized protein LOC105762100 — its product is MARWQILLSEFHIVYVSQKAIKGSAIADFLASRALEDYEFVNFDFLNEDLMYVANTKENPQRDHVWRLNFDGASNATKYEACIRGIRATIERNIKMLRVCGDSALVIYQLKGEWETRDPKLISYRKLVLELVDEFDDITFYYLPREENQMADALATLASLIQANRFEVMRPIQMSIYETPAHCYSIEEEGKDHHPWYQSILQYVKNREYPSQAIENDKRTLRRIAIEYVLDREVLYKRRKDQVLLRCVDAVEAKKILEEVREGICGTHANGFTMAR